From Permianibacter aggregans, a single genomic window includes:
- a CDS encoding GIY-YIG nuclease family protein yields MAKPGWVYILASGRNGTLYIGVTTDLPRRVGQHKEKNVPGFTNRYDVDQLVWFESCEEISGAILREKQLKKWRREWKLKLIERSNPEWRDLYPEIIG; encoded by the coding sequence ATGGCCAAACCAGGATGGGTTTATATATTGGCAAGTGGTCGTAATGGCACGTTGTACATTGGTGTGACAACTGATTTGCCTCGGCGAGTCGGGCAGCACAAAGAAAAGAACGTGCCGGGATTTACCAATCGCTATGACGTCGATCAGCTGGTCTGGTTCGAGTCCTGCGAAGAAATAAGCGGTGCAATTCTGCGCGAAAAGCAGCTAAAGAAATGGCGCCGAGAATGGAAACTGAAGTTGATTGAACGGAGCAATCCCGAATGGCGAGATTTGTATCCGGAGATCATCGGTTGA
- the ribBA gene encoding bifunctional 3,4-dihydroxy-2-butanone-4-phosphate synthase/GTP cyclohydrolase II has protein sequence MALATVPELIQEIRAGKMIILMDDEDRENEGDLVMAAEAITPEAINFMAKYGRGLICMPMLRERCLQLGLDLMVKQNGTRHGTAFTVSIEAATGVSTGISAADRARTVQAAVAKNARPADLVQPGHIFPLMAQAGGVLTRAGHTEAACDFARLAGFESAGVIVEILNEDGTMARRPDLEKFAAEHGLKLGTIADLIEYRSLHEKTVEHLQQCHWPTPYGDFTLHTYQDTLDGALHHALVYGDISKTPAVMTRVHVADDLSDTLMGVRASGSWPLHRTLPRIVEEGAGVVLVLGSQSTAESTLMRLNRFAAEDRNETQPPMAARAGLRRIGIGSQILNDLNVHKLRLLSSPKKYALSGFKLEVVEFIEDKVRD, from the coding sequence ATGGCTTTAGCAACCGTTCCGGAGCTGATTCAGGAAATCCGCGCCGGCAAGATGATCATTCTGATGGACGACGAAGATCGCGAAAACGAAGGCGATCTGGTCATGGCTGCCGAGGCCATCACGCCGGAAGCGATCAATTTCATGGCCAAATACGGCCGCGGTTTGATTTGCATGCCGATGCTGCGTGAGCGCTGCTTGCAGCTTGGTCTCGATTTGATGGTCAAGCAAAACGGCACCCGTCACGGCACCGCGTTCACCGTTTCCATTGAAGCCGCGACCGGCGTTTCCACCGGTATTTCTGCGGCCGACCGCGCCCGCACCGTGCAAGCGGCTGTCGCGAAAAACGCGAGGCCTGCGGATCTGGTGCAGCCCGGTCATATCTTCCCGCTGATGGCCCAGGCCGGCGGTGTCTTGACCCGCGCTGGCCACACCGAAGCCGCCTGTGATTTTGCCCGTCTCGCCGGCTTCGAATCCGCTGGCGTTATCGTCGAAATTCTCAATGAAGACGGCACCATGGCGCGCCGTCCAGACCTGGAAAAATTCGCCGCCGAACACGGCCTGAAACTTGGCACCATCGCCGATTTGATCGAATACCGCAGCCTGCACGAAAAAACCGTCGAGCACTTGCAGCAATGCCACTGGCCGACGCCCTACGGCGATTTCACGCTGCACACTTATCAGGACACGTTGGACGGCGCCCTGCATCACGCGTTGGTCTACGGTGACATCAGCAAGACTCCGGCCGTGATGACCCGCGTTCATGTCGCTGATGATTTATCCGATACGCTGATGGGTGTTCGCGCTTCGGGCTCCTGGCCACTGCATCGCACGCTGCCGCGCATCGTTGAGGAGGGCGCCGGCGTTGTGCTGGTGCTCGGTTCGCAAAGCACCGCCGAATCGACACTGATGCGCCTGAACCGCTTCGCCGCCGAAGATCGCAACGAGACACAGCCTCCTATGGCCGCACGCGCCGGTTTGCGCCGGATCGGTATCGGTTCACAAATCCTGAACGATTTGAACGTGCATAAACTACGCTTGTTGAGTTCACCGAAAAAATACGCACTGTCCGGTTTCAAACTGGAGGTGGTCGAATTTATTGAGGACAAAGTGAGGGATTGA
- the nrdR gene encoding transcriptional regulator NrdR produces MHCPFCSATDTKVIDSRLVADGSQVRRRRECVECGERYTTFETAELVMPRVVKNDASRQPFDERKLRGGFMRAVEKRPVSVEAVEEAISHITSKLRSKGEREVSSKEIGELVMNELRKLDDVAYVRFASVYRRFQDVQEFSDEIAKMQLKP; encoded by the coding sequence ATGCATTGTCCTTTCTGTTCTGCCACCGATACCAAAGTGATCGATTCCCGGCTGGTTGCCGACGGCTCGCAGGTGCGCCGGCGGCGCGAATGCGTTGAATGCGGCGAGCGTTACACGACCTTCGAAACTGCCGAGCTGGTGATGCCGCGTGTGGTCAAGAACGACGCCTCCCGGCAACCGTTCGATGAGCGCAAGCTGCGCGGCGGTTTTATGCGCGCAGTCGAAAAGCGCCCGGTGTCGGTCGAGGCGGTCGAGGAGGCGATTTCCCATATCACTTCGAAGCTGCGCTCCAAAGGCGAGCGCGAGGTGTCGTCGAAAGAAATTGGCGAGCTGGTCATGAATGAGCTGCGCAAACTCGACGATGTTGCCTATGTGCGCTTTGCTTCCGTTTACCGGCGTTTTCAGGACGTGCAGGAATTCTCCGACGAAATCGCCAAGATGCAACTGAAGCCGTGA
- the nusB gene encoding transcription antitermination factor NusB: MSKPAQRRVARKYAVQAIYSWQLNHQPPQEIELNFLAENDFKGCDTAYFQELLRGVVDDLDALNDLLKPTMHLSLDEVDPVELAILRMAAYELKHRIDVPYKVVINEALEQAKTFGATDGHKFVNGVLDKLARQLRAIEIAAARTPR, translated from the coding sequence ATGAGTAAACCTGCCCAGCGCCGTGTGGCGCGCAAATACGCGGTTCAGGCCATCTATTCCTGGCAGCTCAATCATCAACCGCCGCAGGAAATCGAATTGAATTTCCTCGCGGAAAACGATTTCAAAGGCTGCGATACCGCCTACTTTCAGGAACTGCTGCGTGGTGTCGTCGATGATCTTGATGCGCTGAATGATCTGCTGAAACCGACGATGCATTTGTCACTCGATGAAGTCGATCCGGTTGAGCTCGCGATTCTGCGCATGGCCGCTTACGAGCTGAAGCATCGCATTGATGTGCCGTACAAAGTCGTGATCAACGAAGCGCTGGAACAAGCGAAAACTTTCGGCGCCACCGACGGTCACAAGTTTGTGAATGGTGTACTCGATAAACTGGCGCGACAGCTACGTGCCATTGAAATAGCTGCCGCCCGCACACCCCGCTAA
- a CDS encoding riboflavin synthase, which translates to MFTGIIQSVGRIGKIEPRGGDTRLSIQVGKLDMADVQLGDSIAVNGVCLTAVRFDQQSFDADVSVETLRVTTLGSLHVGAPVNLEKALTPTTRLGGHLVSGHVDGIGEVISKKEAARAWQYTLRAPQAIKRYIAQKGSICVDGISLTVNAVHDTDFELTIVPHTQNETTIAHWQVGTQVNLEVDLLARYLERLLQAGGDEIRDNSLTTALLTRAGFITGQP; encoded by the coding sequence ATGTTCACAGGCATCATTCAATCGGTCGGCCGCATTGGCAAAATCGAACCGCGCGGCGGCGACACCCGGCTCAGCATCCAGGTCGGCAAACTCGATATGGCCGATGTCCAGCTCGGCGACAGCATCGCCGTCAATGGCGTCTGCCTGACCGCGGTGCGCTTTGATCAGCAGAGTTTCGATGCCGACGTCTCGGTGGAAACCTTGCGGGTAACGACGCTCGGTTCATTGCATGTCGGTGCGCCGGTCAATCTGGAAAAAGCCCTGACGCCAACTACTCGGCTTGGCGGTCATCTGGTCTCCGGCCATGTCGATGGTATCGGCGAAGTCATCAGCAAAAAGGAAGCGGCGCGCGCCTGGCAATACACGCTACGGGCGCCGCAGGCGATCAAGCGCTACATCGCTCAAAAGGGCTCGATTTGCGTCGATGGCATCAGCCTGACCGTCAACGCCGTGCACGACACCGATTTTGAGCTGACCATCGTGCCGCATACCCAGAACGAAACCACCATCGCCCATTGGCAGGTCGGCACCCAAGTGAATTTGGAAGTGGATCTTCTGGCCCGCTACCTCGAACGATTGCTGCAAGCAGGCGGCGACGAGATCCGCGATAATAGCCTGACCACCGCGCTGCTGACCCGTGCCGGCTTTATCACCGGCCAACCCTAG
- the ribH gene encoding 6,7-dimethyl-8-ribityllumazine synthase gives MSGIKNIEGNFTQADGRYAIVVARFNSLIGEALLSGALDALKRHGVQESNITVVRAPGAYELPLVCDKLAGSQNYDAVIALGAVIRGATYHFEIVAGDSAKGLSNVSLQTGVPVINGVLTTDTIEQAIERAGTKAGNKGADAALAAIEMVSLLKQIG, from the coding sequence ATGTCAGGCATCAAAAACATCGAAGGCAACTTCACCCAGGCCGATGGCCGTTACGCGATTGTCGTCGCCCGTTTCAATAGCCTCATTGGTGAAGCACTGCTGAGTGGTGCGCTTGATGCGCTGAAACGCCATGGCGTACAGGAAAGCAACATCACCGTTGTGCGCGCACCAGGCGCTTACGAGCTGCCATTGGTTTGCGACAAGCTGGCTGGCAGCCAGAATTACGATGCGGTCATTGCCCTGGGTGCCGTCATTCGCGGTGCCACTTATCATTTCGAAATCGTCGCTGGTGATAGCGCCAAAGGCCTGTCGAATGTCTCGCTGCAAACCGGTGTGCCGGTGATCAACGGCGTGCTGACTACCGACACGATTGAGCAAGCGATTGAACGTGCTGGCACCAAGGCCGGCAACAAAGGCGCAGATGCCGCGCTGGCCGCCATCGAAATGGTCAGCCTGCTAAAACAGATTGGATAA
- the glyA gene encoding serine hydroxymethyltransferase: MFRQYSSLADYDAELWQAMEKERHRQEDHIELIASENYTSPRVMAAQGSQLTNKYAEGYPEKRYYGGCEYVDIAEKLAIARVKELFGADFANVQPHSGSQANAAVYQALLQPGDTVLGMSLAHGGHLTHGSPVNFSGKLYKSVQYGLKEDGTIDYDHAEALALEHKPKMVLGGFSAYSRVVDWARLREIADKVGAYFMVDMAHVAGLIAAGVYPSPIEHAHVVTSTTHKTLRGPRGGIIIAKGASEELQKKLNSTVFPGTQGGPLMHVIAAKAVAFKEALEPGFKEYQKQVVANARAMAKVFVERGLDVVSGGTDNHLMLVSLIKKDISGKDLDAALGRANITVNKNSVPNDPRSPFVTSGIRVGTPAITTRGFKEAESTLLAGWICDIVDHMGDESVVERIKGEVLKLTAKFPVYA, from the coding sequence ATGTTCCGCCAGTATTCTTCGTTAGCCGATTACGATGCCGAGTTATGGCAGGCGATGGAAAAAGAGCGCCATCGTCAGGAAGATCACATTGAGCTGATCGCCTCGGAAAACTACACCAGCCCGCGGGTCATGGCAGCGCAAGGCTCGCAGTTGACCAACAAGTATGCTGAGGGTTATCCGGAGAAGCGCTACTACGGTGGCTGCGAGTACGTCGATATCGCCGAGAAGCTGGCGATTGCCCGGGTAAAGGAATTGTTCGGTGCCGACTTCGCCAACGTTCAGCCGCATTCAGGTTCGCAGGCCAACGCGGCTGTCTACCAGGCGTTGTTGCAGCCGGGCGACACGGTGCTTGGCATGTCACTGGCCCATGGCGGTCACCTGACCCACGGTTCGCCGGTCAATTTTTCCGGCAAGCTTTACAAGAGCGTCCAGTACGGCCTGAAGGAAGACGGCACGATTGATTACGACCACGCCGAAGCCTTGGCGCTGGAACACAAGCCGAAGATGGTCCTTGGCGGTTTTTCGGCCTACTCACGTGTCGTTGACTGGGCCCGTCTGCGCGAAATTGCCGACAAAGTGGGCGCTTACTTTATGGTCGACATGGCGCATGTGGCTGGCCTGATTGCCGCTGGTGTTTACCCGAGCCCGATTGAGCATGCCCATGTCGTGACCTCGACGACGCACAAGACCCTGCGCGGCCCGCGTGGTGGCATCATCATCGCCAAGGGCGCGTCCGAAGAGCTGCAGAAAAAGCTGAACAGCACGGTGTTTCCGGGCACCCAGGGTGGTCCGCTGATGCATGTCATCGCCGCCAAAGCCGTTGCCTTTAAAGAAGCATTGGAGCCGGGCTTCAAGGAATACCAGAAACAAGTCGTTGCCAATGCCCGGGCCATGGCCAAGGTGTTCGTCGAGCGTGGCCTTGATGTCGTATCCGGCGGTACCGACAATCACCTGATGCTGGTTTCGCTGATCAAGAAGGACATTTCCGGTAAGGATCTGGATGCTGCGCTGGGCCGCGCCAATATCACCGTCAACAAGAACTCGGTGCCGAATGATCCGCGTTCGCCGTTTGTCACTTCCGGTATCCGGGTGGGCACGCCGGCGATCACGACACGCGGTTTCAAAGAAGCGGAATCGACGCTGCTGGCCGGCTGGATCTGCGATATCGTCGACCATATGGGCGATGAGTCGGTGGTTGAACGCATCAAAGGCGAAGTGCTGAAGTTGACGGCGAAATTCCCGGTTTACGCTTGA
- the phrB gene encoding deoxyribodipyrimidine photo-lyase: protein MHLVWFRSDLRVHDNSALHAACSAGGVVQAVFVLSERQLDEHVWAGRKRAFARHHVQALADALAERGIALAVLHSDKVVGQWRAVLDYARKQKLKDIWFNDEYGVHEQDRDQALIKAAEKADISVRHFADRVLLPPGSVLTKQDTPYTVYTPFRHACEPRLNQISTLSAPRAATKAIKATTIEPFPGEQDYDQERWPTGEKAALKKLHQFVRDDIAQYHELRDRPDVPATSELGPYLSLGVLSPRQVWQAAQQKGDGAKTWRNEILWREFYLHLMAQLPELSKHQPFKSETDQLPWRHDKKAFKRWCEGKTGVPIVDAAMRCLNETGWMHNRLRMIVASFLTKNLFIDWRWGERYFLQQLIDGDFAANNGGWQWSASTGTDAAPYFRIFNPVTQGERFDPHGDFVRRWLPELQQESSDTIHQTGARGDYPEAMVDLKTSRAQAIEWFKGLKK, encoded by the coding sequence ATGCATCTGGTGTGGTTTCGTTCCGACTTGCGTGTGCACGACAACAGTGCGCTGCATGCCGCCTGTAGTGCTGGCGGGGTTGTGCAGGCCGTGTTTGTGCTCAGTGAGCGACAACTGGATGAGCATGTCTGGGCTGGACGCAAACGGGCGTTTGCCCGTCATCATGTGCAGGCGCTGGCCGATGCGCTGGCAGAACGCGGCATCGCCTTGGCAGTGCTGCATTCGGACAAAGTCGTTGGCCAGTGGCGTGCGGTGCTCGATTACGCCAGGAAGCAAAAGCTCAAGGACATCTGGTTCAACGATGAATACGGCGTGCATGAACAGGACCGCGATCAGGCCTTAATCAAGGCGGCAGAGAAAGCCGATATCTCGGTGCGCCATTTCGCTGATCGGGTGTTACTGCCACCGGGCTCGGTGCTGACCAAACAGGACACGCCATACACCGTTTACACGCCGTTTCGTCACGCCTGCGAACCACGATTGAACCAAATCAGCACATTGAGCGCGCCGAGAGCGGCGACAAAAGCCATCAAAGCAACCACCATTGAGCCCTTTCCCGGCGAGCAGGATTACGACCAGGAGCGCTGGCCCACCGGTGAAAAAGCGGCGTTAAAAAAGCTGCATCAGTTTGTTCGTGATGATATCGCCCAATACCACGAGCTGCGCGATCGCCCTGACGTGCCGGCCACCAGCGAGCTCGGACCTTACCTGAGTCTCGGCGTGTTGTCGCCGCGCCAGGTCTGGCAGGCGGCACAGCAAAAGGGCGACGGTGCGAAAACCTGGCGCAACGAAATTCTCTGGCGTGAATTCTATTTGCATCTGATGGCGCAATTGCCGGAGTTGTCGAAACACCAACCGTTCAAAAGCGAAACTGACCAGTTACCTTGGCGCCATGACAAGAAAGCCTTCAAGCGCTGGTGCGAGGGCAAGACTGGTGTGCCAATCGTCGATGCCGCGATGCGCTGCCTGAATGAAACCGGCTGGATGCACAATCGCCTGCGGATGATTGTCGCCAGTTTTCTGACCAAGAATTTGTTTATCGACTGGCGCTGGGGCGAGCGCTATTTTCTGCAACAACTGATTGATGGCGATTTCGCCGCCAACAATGGTGGCTGGCAGTGGAGTGCCTCGACCGGCACTGATGCGGCGCCGTATTTTCGTATTTTCAATCCGGTCACTCAGGGCGAACGCTTCGATCCGCATGGCGATTTCGTCCGCCGCTGGCTGCCGGAATTACAGCAAGAGTCCAGCGATACTATTCACCAGACCGGCGCCCGTGGCGACTACCCGGAGGCCATGGTCGATCTGAAAACCTCGCGGGCTCAGGCCATCGAATGGTTCAAAGGGCTGAAAAAATGA
- the ribD gene encoding bifunctional diaminohydroxyphosphoribosylaminopyrimidine deaminase/5-amino-6-(5-phosphoribosylamino)uracil reductase RibD — protein sequence MTKREFTADDARYMAEALQLASKGRWTTAPNPAVGCLLVKNGQVIGRGFHQVAGSPHAEIHALREAGEQARGATAYVTLEPCSHHGRTGPCADALIDAGIKNLVCAMSDPNPMVGGQGFAKLLAAGIDCKSGLMTVEAEQLNRGFLKRMRTGKPFVTVKLGMSVDGRIALGNGVSQWITGEAARRDVQRLRAGVQAIITGRGTLLADNPKLTVRLSEQEWPAEVRDYRKAPLRVLLDSSASMSASHHLADGLAPTLVFHCAERPDHWPAHLQNVQLDRIEPEWVLDELGRRGCNEVLVEAGPTLSGAFVAAGVVDELCLYMAPMAIGQAGKAALQLPAFTQIADCPRFTLADCRQIGEDLRLTYRPAL from the coding sequence ATGACTAAACGCGAATTCACCGCCGATGACGCTCGCTATATGGCCGAAGCCTTGCAGCTTGCCAGCAAGGGCCGCTGGACGACGGCACCGAATCCGGCCGTCGGCTGCCTGCTGGTGAAAAACGGACAGGTGATCGGCCGCGGATTTCATCAGGTCGCCGGTTCGCCACATGCCGAAATCCACGCACTGCGCGAGGCCGGTGAACAGGCCCGTGGCGCCACGGCTTATGTCACGCTGGAGCCCTGCAGTCATCATGGCCGCACCGGTCCTTGTGCTGATGCGTTGATTGACGCCGGTATCAAAAACCTCGTTTGCGCCATGAGCGACCCGAACCCAATGGTCGGCGGTCAGGGCTTTGCCAAACTGCTGGCCGCCGGCATCGATTGCAAATCGGGGCTGATGACGGTCGAGGCCGAGCAATTGAACCGCGGCTTTCTGAAACGGATGCGCACCGGCAAGCCGTTTGTTACGGTCAAACTTGGCATGAGCGTCGATGGCCGCATTGCGCTTGGTAATGGTGTCAGCCAGTGGATTACCGGCGAGGCGGCGCGGCGCGATGTGCAACGTTTGCGCGCTGGTGTGCAGGCGATCATCACCGGTCGTGGCACCTTGCTGGCCGACAACCCGAAGCTGACCGTACGGCTATCCGAGCAGGAATGGCCGGCCGAGGTGCGCGACTATAGAAAGGCGCCGCTGCGCGTGCTGCTCGATTCTTCGGCCAGCATGAGTGCTTCACATCATCTGGCTGATGGCTTGGCGCCGACGCTGGTGTTTCACTGCGCCGAGCGCCCCGACCATTGGCCGGCACATCTGCAGAATGTTCAGCTTGATCGCATCGAGCCGGAATGGGTGCTTGATGAGCTGGGTCGGCGTGGTTGCAATGAGGTGTTGGTCGAGGCCGGGCCTACGCTGAGCGGCGCCTTTGTTGCGGCCGGTGTCGTTGATGAGCTGTGCCTGTATATGGCGCCGATGGCGATAGGGCAGGCCGGCAAAGCGGCGCTGCAACTGCCGGCGTTCACGCAAATTGCCGATTGTCCGCGCTTTACGCTGGCTGATTGCCGCCAGATCGGCGAAGATCTGCGGCTCACTTATCGTCCCGCTCTTTAA
- a CDS encoding VOC family protein, translated as MNHLTLAVSNLERSFRFYTKHRLAEPVVRWQRGAYLTVGELWLCLSLDQFSPVQAGYTHYAFSVSASEFAERKAALLAAGVTEWKANRSEGESFYFLDPDGHQLELHVGDLRSRLASLKQSPYPDLQWFAHPCVAHLNADD; from the coding sequence GTGAACCACCTGACGCTGGCCGTTAGCAATCTGGAGCGCAGTTTCCGGTTTTATACCAAACACCGACTGGCCGAACCGGTCGTGCGTTGGCAACGTGGGGCGTATTTGACGGTTGGTGAACTATGGCTTTGTTTGTCGCTAGATCAATTTAGTCCGGTGCAAGCCGGTTACACCCACTACGCCTTTTCGGTTTCGGCCTCTGAATTTGCCGAACGCAAAGCGGCCTTGCTTGCCGCTGGTGTTACCGAATGGAAAGCGAACCGCAGCGAAGGTGAATCGTTTTATTTTCTCGATCCGGATGGACACCAACTGGAACTGCATGTCGGCGATTTGCGCTCGCGGCTCGCGAGCCTTAAACAATCGCCATATCCGGATTTGCAATGGTTCGCCCACCCTTGTGTTGCCCACTTGAATGCCGATGACTAA
- a CDS encoding TonB-dependent receptor has protein sequence MNMKKSRLTTSIVATCCAAMLPTFVYAADEQKAERVEVVGSHIKRTDIEGTSPLFVVTRDDIENSGYNNLQQLFERMPVAGNGTFSTRGNNQDSTANGGAAISLRGFGSDATLVLVNGRRVAISAFAESITNNFVDVNAIPMAAIERVEVLKDGASAIYGSDAVAGVINIVLRKNYEGSELSVGYGNTTDTDSDEKTMSLLWGTSGDKGNMTVILDYFSNSSLMNKDRGTLGTANQSALGGEDFRSSRGFPGRYVVNGVTTIDPGCPPENAFGATCVYDYGPWNVLIPESERIGAILLANRDIGTSTELFTEFSVQHNTSFAQGAPTPLDGDAGLTVPGTHPNNPFGVDIDINRHRTVDAGARIWDIETDVMRLVVGMRGTIFTDWDWEVSAQKGRSESMQTGGKHQGWVRTDLLQQEIDAGRYNPFGGTYNPQSVIDAITTSLVRRGESHLSAYDAKISGGLFDMAGGQAALAAGIELLTEKVSDVPDDQFQRGLIFGTESVSAEAKRDHESAFIEFVLPFADGLEVQLAGRYDKYDGFGAQFNPKVGALWSPNDDLKFRMSWGTGFRAPSLAQIGLGPSQSSQFFVDTYGCAVNPAYCASTDYTIVFAGNPDLDAEESESFNVGTVWQVSDSVSLTFDYWTIEQDNKIAPGDFGALYALECNNQASTICIRNAPLPGQSLGDLSRINNGYRNLNQQSAKGIDISADYRLSTADLGSFKFKIDWSWLTEFEQKITEDESTGATTILDWTGEYEYPEFRWVGTMDWAMDTFGATVAVSYIGEFEDTPDANFDGVIDINQNSSRTVDAFMTVDVQFRYLGVQDTVFSVGVRNLLDEEPPFAIGDGDGDLYGYVSQVHSPRGQFVYGEVTYRF, from the coding sequence ATGAACATGAAAAAATCGCGGTTAACCACCTCCATCGTGGCTACCTGCTGCGCAGCAATGCTGCCTACATTCGTTTATGCCGCTGACGAGCAAAAAGCCGAACGCGTTGAAGTCGTCGGCTCGCACATCAAACGCACCGATATCGAAGGTACGTCACCACTGTTTGTCGTCACGCGTGACGACATTGAAAATTCCGGCTACAACAACCTACAACAGCTGTTTGAACGGATGCCAGTCGCCGGCAACGGTACCTTCTCCACTCGTGGTAACAACCAGGACTCTACCGCCAACGGAGGCGCCGCCATCTCGCTGCGCGGTTTCGGCTCAGACGCCACGTTGGTGCTAGTCAATGGTCGTCGCGTCGCGATCAGCGCGTTTGCTGAAAGCATCACCAACAACTTTGTCGATGTAAACGCCATTCCGATGGCTGCGATTGAGCGTGTTGAAGTGCTGAAAGACGGCGCCTCAGCCATCTACGGTTCCGACGCGGTTGCAGGCGTAATCAATATTGTGCTGCGTAAGAACTACGAGGGCAGCGAACTTTCTGTCGGTTATGGCAACACCACCGATACCGACTCTGACGAGAAAACCATGAGCCTGCTCTGGGGAACCAGTGGCGACAAAGGCAATATGACGGTTATTTTGGACTACTTCTCCAATAGCTCGTTGATGAACAAAGATCGCGGCACGTTGGGCACAGCAAACCAATCGGCGCTCGGCGGCGAAGATTTTCGTTCTTCACGCGGCTTCCCTGGTCGCTACGTGGTCAATGGTGTAACGACAATTGACCCAGGCTGTCCTCCGGAAAATGCCTTTGGCGCTACCTGCGTTTACGACTACGGCCCGTGGAACGTCTTGATTCCTGAATCAGAGCGCATTGGTGCCATTTTGCTGGCCAATCGAGATATTGGCACCTCCACCGAACTGTTCACCGAGTTCAGCGTGCAGCACAACACATCGTTTGCCCAAGGCGCACCAACACCGCTGGATGGTGATGCAGGGTTAACCGTTCCCGGCACACATCCGAACAATCCGTTCGGCGTTGATATCGACATCAACCGCCACCGTACCGTGGATGCTGGCGCTCGTATTTGGGATATCGAAACCGATGTCATGCGCTTGGTTGTCGGTATGCGCGGCACCATCTTTACCGATTGGGATTGGGAAGTGTCGGCGCAAAAAGGCCGCAGTGAATCGATGCAGACCGGCGGCAAACATCAGGGTTGGGTTCGTACCGATTTGTTGCAACAGGAAATCGATGCTGGTCGTTATAACCCGTTTGGTGGCACCTATAACCCGCAAAGCGTAATTGACGCGATCACCACCTCATTGGTGCGTCGTGGTGAGTCACATCTAAGCGCCTATGACGCGAAAATTTCTGGTGGTTTGTTCGATATGGCCGGTGGCCAGGCAGCGTTGGCAGCCGGTATTGAATTGTTGACAGAAAAAGTGTCTGACGTCCCGGATGATCAATTTCAACGCGGCTTGATCTTTGGTACTGAATCTGTTTCGGCCGAAGCCAAACGCGATCACGAATCCGCGTTTATTGAGTTTGTATTGCCGTTTGCGGACGGACTGGAAGTCCAGTTGGCGGGTCGCTATGACAAATACGACGGCTTTGGCGCTCAGTTCAATCCGAAAGTCGGCGCCTTGTGGTCGCCAAATGATGACCTGAAATTCCGTATGTCATGGGGTACGGGTTTCCGGGCTCCATCGCTAGCACAAATCGGCTTGGGACCATCACAATCTTCGCAATTCTTCGTTGACACCTATGGTTGTGCAGTCAACCCGGCATATTGTGCTTCGACAGACTACACCATCGTGTTTGCCGGTAATCCTGATCTGGACGCCGAAGAATCTGAATCGTTCAACGTCGGCACCGTTTGGCAAGTTTCCGATAGCGTCAGCCTGACATTCGATTACTGGACCATCGAGCAAGACAATAAAATCGCTCCCGGTGATTTTGGTGCCCTGTATGCGCTGGAATGTAACAACCAAGCCAGCACGATCTGTATTCGCAATGCACCGCTACCAGGTCAATCCTTGGGTGATCTGTCACGCATCAACAACGGCTATCGCAACCTGAACCAGCAAAGCGCGAAGGGTATCGATATTTCTGCTGACTATCGCTTGAGCACAGCGGACTTGGGTTCTTTCAAGTTCAAGATCGATTGGAGCTGGCTGACCGAGTTCGAACAAAAAATCACCGAAGACGAATCTACAGGCGCTACCACCATTCTTGACTGGACCGGTGAGTACGAATATCCAGAATTCCGCTGGGTTGGCACGATGGATTGGGCTATGGATACCTTTGGTGCCACCGTTGCAGTTAGCTACATCGGCGAATTCGAAGATACGCCTGACGCCAATTTCGACGGTGTTATCGATATCAACCAAAACAGTTCTCGTACCGTTGATGCATTCATGACGGTCGACGTCCAGTTCCGCTATTTAGGTGTTCAGGACACCGTATTTTCGGTCGGTGTTCGAAACTTGCTGGACGAAGAACCTCCGTTTGCCATCGGTGATGGTGACGGCGACCTCTACGGCTACGTCTCACAAGTTCATAGCCCACGTGGTCAGTTTGTTTATGGGGAAGTAACTTATCGCTTCTAA